From the Astyanax mexicanus isolate ESR-SI-001 chromosome 9, AstMex3_surface, whole genome shotgun sequence genome, one window contains:
- the pex11a gene encoding peroxisomal membrane protein 11A — MESFITFTNQSQGRDRIFRATQYACVLVKYLLRKDSTRKELLQKLRSLESNMSSGRKLFRLGNTVNSIDAAKKTLYLSDPVLRLCLTVANINRALYFICDNVLWARSLGFLKGIDKERWNLNANRYYFFSLVMNLTRDVYVIAQLMVQRSRERQFQQKVNQHLNESPDVACVIIPQLDAFLFLLIESLKNHPAVALDTIKNACDLFIPLDKLGIYQTNAGVVGMCGLVSSLIGILSVLKTSLKMKP; from the exons ATGGAGTCCTTCATCACATTCACCAACCAGAGCCAGGGAAGAGACCGGATCTTCAG GGCTACCCAGTATGCCTGTGTGCTGGTAAAGTACCTGCTCCGCAAAGATTCAACTAGAAAAGAGCTGCTGCAGAAACTGCGGAGTCTGGAGTCAAATATGAGCTCCGGACGGAAGC TTTTCAGGCTTGGCAATACCGTGAACTCCATCGATGCAGCCAAGAAAACTCTCTACCTGTCTGACCCTGTGTTGCGTCTTTGCCTCACCGTGGCCAACATTAACCGCGCCCTTTATTTCATCTGTGACAATGTTCTCTGGGCCAGGAGTCTCGGCTTCCTCAAAGGTATCGATAAGGAGCGCTGGAACCTCAATGCCAACCGGTATTACTTCTTTTCTTTAGTGATGAATCTTACTAGGGATGTGTATGTGATCGCCCAGCTGATGGTGCAGAGGTCTCGGGAGAGGCAGTTTCAGCAGAAAGTCAACCAGCACCTCAACGAGAGCCCTGACGTGGCTTGTGTCATTATTCCACAGCTTGATGCgtttctgtttctgttaattGAAAGTCTCAAAAATCACCCAGCTGTAGCACTCGACACGATCAAGAACGCGTGTGATCTTTTCATTCCGCTTGACAAGCTGGGAATTTATCAGACAAATGCAGGAGTCGTAGGGATGTGTGGACTTGTCTCTTCTCTAATAGGTATACTCTCAGTCCTGAAGaccagtttaaaaatgaaacctTAA